In Serinicoccus marinus DSM 15273, the genomic stretch CGGGCGACCGCGCTGGCCGACCTGCTCGGTCGGGCCACCGCACAGCAGCAGCAGTGGCTCGTCGGGCTGCTCACCGGGGAGCTGCGCCAGGGTGCCGGCGACGGGGTGCTGCTCCCGGCCGTCGCGCAGGCCGCCGACGTGCCGGAGCCGCTGGTGCGGCGGGCGGTCATGCTCGCCGGCTTCCCCGGGCCCGTGGCGCGGGCCGCGCTGGCCGGTGGCGCGGCTGCGCTGGAGCAGGTGCGGCTCGAGGTGGGTCGACCGCTGCGGCCCATGCTCGCCGGCTCCGAGCCGGACATCGCCTCCGCGGTGGACGGCTCGCGCGAGGTGGCGCTGGACCTCAAGCTCGACGGCATACGGCTGCAGGCCCATCTCGACCGGGAGGGCGAGCGCGGCGACGGCGGCGCGACCGTGCGGCTGTTCACCCGGAGCCTGGAGGAGATCACCGACCGGCTGCCCGAGGTCGTCGCGGCGATCGAGGCGCTCCCGGTCCGCTCGGCGGTGCTGGACGGCGAGGTGATCGCGCTCGACGCCGAGGGTCGACCTGAGCCGTTCCAGGTCACCGGGGCCCGCACCGCCTCCCGCACCGACCCGACCGAGCTCGCGCGCACGACCCCGGTGACGACCTACCTCTTCGACCTGCTGCACCTCGACGGCCGGGACCTCGTCGACGAGCCGGCGCGCGAGCGCTGGGCGGCGCTGGCCGATCTCGCCCCCGACCTCGTGGTGGAGCGGCTGAGCACCAGCGACGTCGGCGCGGCGCAGGACTTCTTCGACCGGGTGGTGGCGCAGGGGCACGAGGGCGTCGTGGTCAAGGACCCCCAGGCGCCCTACGCGGCGGGGCGCCGGGGCGCGGGCTGGGTCAAGGTCAAGCCGAGGCGCACCGCCGACCTGGTCGTCACCGGGGTCGAGTGGGGCAGCGGCCGGCGGGAGGGCTGGTTGTCCAACATCCACCTGGCGGCGCGCGGCGCCGACGGCGAGCTCGTCATGGTGGGCAAGACCTTCAAGGGCATGACTGACGAGCTGCTGGCCTGGCAGACCGAGCGGTTCCTGGGGCTGGAGACCTCGCGCGAGGGGCACGTGGTGCACGTCCGGCCCGAGCAGGTCGTCGAGATCGCCTACGACGCGGTGCAGACGTCGCGACGCTATCCCGGTGGCGTCGCGCTGCGCTTCGCCCGGGTGCTGCGCTACCGCGACGACAAGCAGGTCGAGGAGATCGACACGGTGGACTCGCTGCGCTGACCACCGCCGGCGGGCGCCGCAAGTGGTCGCTCGTGCCCCGCCGAGCATGACCAGGGGTTGCTCAGGAGACCCGCTGCCCCCGGTCGTCGAAGCAGGGAGACCGGACGTCCACCTGAACTCGTGCATCCATCCAGGGCGTGATCGTCACCTCGAACCCATCCGTGTTGCGGTGATGGGTGACCGGATCACCCTCAGGGGCGGGGTCGTCGAGGCGTTCCCAGCCGTGGTCGTCCAGCCATGAGCGGACCAGTTCGGCTTGCTCGGCCTCCAGCCGGGGGTCCTCCTCCTCCGACACCCGCAGTCGAACCGTCTCGGCCCAGGCCGAGATCTCGGACATCGTGTCGAAGGTGCAGGCCCTGAGACCACCCGGCGCCATCTGCTCCTCGAGCTTCGGTTTGTCCGGCAGGTCGAACTGGTCCCACAGATCCTGCAGGATCTCCCGCACGCGGGGCTGCTGCTCCCCCGCCGCTGCCTCGGCGGCGCGGGACGTCACCACGGCGCCGCCGGGGGTGGTGATGCGGGTATCGTCCTCGGCCAGCAGCGAACAGCCACCGAGAGCGGTGAGCGCCAGTGCACCGACCAGCGCGGCACCCCGGCGTGACCGAGGTGATGGTGCCCTCGCGGAGCACCCCGCTCCGGCCGGCCTCATCCCACCTGTCGGCCCTGGTCGTCGAAGCACGGCGACTCCACATCCAGGATGACGCGGGCGTCGAGCTGGGGTGCCACGGTGACCGTGAAGCCGTCGTCGTTGCGGTGGTAGGTGACCGGGCTCGACTCGGGGGCGGGGTTGTCGATGCGTTCCCAGCCGTTGTCGTCCAGCCAGGCACGCACGAGCTCTGCCTGCTCGGCCTCGAGCTCGGGGTTCTCCTCCTCCGCGACGCGCAACCGGGCAGTCTCGGCCCAGGAGCTGCTCTGAGCGGTCGTGTCGAAGGAGCAGGCCACAAGGTCTCCCTCCCCGGGCTTGTCCTCCAGCGGTGGCTTGTCCTCGAGGTCGAACTGGTCCCACAGGTCCCGCAGAATCTCGCGTACGCGGGGTTGCTGCTCCCGCGCCGCTGCCTCGTCGGCGCGTCGGCTCACGCTCGTTCCCTCCGTCGTCGTGGATCCCTCGGGGCTCGTCGCACCGTCGATGGTCTGACATCCGGCCAGTGCCACCGCGGCGAGCGCGAGTGCAGAGGTCAGGAGCCTCACGCGGGCTCGCCTCCCTGCCCGAAGCTGCCGTCGAGCGGACCGGTTGCCATGATCTCGGGCTGGGACTGCTCCCACGGGGACTCCAGATCGTCGATGGGCACGGGGGTGTGCCAGGGTAGTCCGGGTCGTCGTAGACGTTGTCGGGGCCGATCCAGTCGCCGTCCTCGCGGTACGGAATGACGTCGCCGCCGGTGATGATGCCCACCGTGTTGGCCCAGGCATCGGTCCCGGGCTTGACCACGTGTCTGTGCGACTCGCGACCCTCCAGCCGCTGACCGGCATCCGCACCCTCGGTCCACCGGCCCGTCTCGAGACGGATGAACTGGTCCGAGGAGTTCGGGTCGTCGCCGTGCCCCCAGTCCTCGGGCAGACCCACCCACCAGCGCACGTCCTCCGAGGCCTGGGCCACGGCGATGCTGTCGCCGGGCGCGGTCTGGGTGAAGCGCTGGACGTCCCGGTCGTGGCCGTCCCAGG encodes the following:
- a CDS encoding ATP-dependent DNA ligase, which translates into the protein MQLARVTETSAAVAATRSRTAKTALLAEALAEAAQGGDEREVEVVADYLAGTLPQRTVGVGWRSLRDRPAPADDASLSVLEVDEALSELKALSGAGSTAARATALADLLGRATAQQQQWLVGLLTGELRQGAGDGVLLPAVAQAADVPEPLVRRAVMLAGFPGPVARAALAGGAAALEQVRLEVGRPLRPMLAGSEPDIASAVDGSREVALDLKLDGIRLQAHLDREGERGDGGATVRLFTRSLEEITDRLPEVVAAIEALPVRSAVLDGEVIALDAEGRPEPFQVTGARTASRTDPTELARTTPVTTYLFDLLHLDGRDLVDEPARERWAALADLAPDLVVERLSTSDVGAAQDFFDRVVAQGHEGVVVKDPQAPYAAGRRGAGWVKVKPRRTADLVVTGVEWGSGRREGWLSNIHLAARGADGELVMVGKTFKGMTDELLAWQTERFLGLETSREGHVVHVRPEQVVEIAYDAVQTSRRYPGGVALRFARVLRYRDDKQVEEIDTVDSLR